The Terriglobus roseus sequence ATGAAGGTTCCATTATTCGAGTCTGTAACAGTTTGATGGAATGTCCAAGTAATCGGGCGCCGCGGAGGGCCCAAGTTATGGACTCTAGCGCCAGGCTCCTAATTTTCCGCAGGCTACGAACTCACAGATGTCTATGCTCTGCCTGACCTGAGATGCGTGCTAGTTCTCGCCGGCTGAGAGTTCATTTTGCAGCTGAGCCAAGGCGGCATCGAGGAGTTCGTCCTGCAATTGCAGAACCGCGGCGTCCAGAAGTTCCGTCTCCAATCGGAGCTCCGCAGCGGATCGAAGGGGCTCTAGTTGATCTGTACTGAAGAGAGCCGCACTCGCGTCAGCGAATGTTACGAGTAGGCCAGTCGGAAGGACTTCCGCGGCCACAATCCTGCGGTTATGTAGATCCATTCGGAATTTTTATCCAAAAGGGACGGGAGCGATCTTCCGCCTACCCGACACTAGTCCAATCTTGCAGACGCCTCTGCAGCCAACGCTTGCTGAGGGGCTTCGCATCGTTCGCACCTTGCGATGTGCTCACGATAGGTCTTCCATTCGTTGGAGGCCACATGGAGTGATGGGGCATCCAGTCGGATCTTGCATCTTAAATAGGCCTCACGGAATGTATAGAGTCTCAACTCAACCGACTCAGCAACCTGCAGATGTGTTGTGCCATCCATCTATCCGGTGACGGCTGGCCCTCTTATCCAGGAACGCTGGGAGCGTGTGGGCAGCACATAACCTGCGACCAGCCGCCGCCTCCAACCTACTTTCCGTGATCTCTATGCCCGCACCAACATTCACCGCTCCCATGGAATGCCTTGCGGTGAAGAGATTGCCTGAGGGCCCGGCTTGGACCTACGAGATCAAGCTCGACGGTTACCGTGCTCAGGCTATCCGAGGCAGCAGTGGCGTGCAGCTCTTTTCTCGCAACGGCAAGCCTCTCACGGAACAGGCTCATGGCCCATGTTCTGCTCTGAAGCTACTGTTACCGACCGGTACTTCTGTCGACGGCGAATTGTGCGCGTTGGATACTGCCGGCCGTCCCAGTTTTCAGCTCATGCAGAACCGCAAGAGCCGATATTCGCGACTCGTCTTCTACGCGTTTGACCTGTTGCACCTGAGCGGCAAAAGCATGCTGGCTAAGCCACTCTACGAACGCCGGCAACTGCTAGCTAAGCTGTTCGAAGGTGCGTCCGGTGACGCGCAACTCGCCATCAGTGTCCAGGTGCCATTGCAGCAGATGCTCGACACGGTACGCGCTCACTCGCTTGAAGGCGTCATAGCGAAGAGGCTCAATGAACTTTACGAGCCTGGAAAAAGATCAGGCTTTTGGATGAAGCAACGCATGAACATGGCACAGGAGTTTGTCGTCGGCGGCTACACGCCCAGCGACAATGGTGTCGATGCCTTGCTGCTCGGCTTCTACCGCGACGACAAGCTGTTCTTCTGCTCAAGCGTGCGCAACGGCTTCGTGCCTGCCAGTCGTCGATCGATCTTCCAGCAGCTAAGGCCGTACCTTACAGAAGTCATGCCCTTTGCGAATCTGCCCGAGAAGAACCCCGGTCGATGGGGGCAAGGCCTGACCGCAGAGAAGATGCGCAACTGCGTATGGCTGCGACCAGAGATGGTCGCGCAGTGCGAGTTCCTTGAGTGGACGGACAACGACCACCTGCGCCACGCCAGCTTCAAAGGTCTACGCCCCGACAAAGACGCGAGGGCAATCACTAAGGAAGAAGCTCAGTAGCTGAAAGCCCTTTGGCCTGCTGACTCGTTTGCCGACGGTGCTAGATTGGAGTCTCGACGGCGAAGAGACTTCGGATGGTTCTGGATCGCCACAATGGCGTGCGCTGCAAACTCACCTTTTTCCCCGCAGAACGTCATGCTCTGAAGTTATACGATCCGCCGCGGAATATCAGCAGCGGCGAACTGGTGACAATTTTGAACCGAGTTGGCAGGATGGATCTGGCCGATAGATTCGTCACGGAACTCATCTCCGGAAAGAACGCCGAAGGCGAACTGACCGACGACGAAGCGACGCACCTCTTCGACACGCTCAGGTGAGACGCAGGGTTCCTATGCGGCGCTCCAGTGCTACGCTGGCGACATGCGCAAACTGATCACCTTGCTGTGCCTTGTGAACACAAGCGCATACTGCGGCATCATTCACAATGAAGCTAAGAGCACTGCGGTCGTTTACCGAGTACACGCAGGGCATGCAGCGATAGGCGCAGACAGCACTGTTTACGGATCTGGCGTTACTCGGGTAGGAATCTGTAAGTTGGCCATAGCCGAGGGATCTGAAGCTATCCTCGCGACCGGCAATATCGAGCTTTTCGATGGCGTATGGATGCGTGACGTCCTGCGAGAATCAGTCCTTGAAGCTCATCCTTTTGATCAGGTTTCTGCGAATGCCATCTTCCGGACGGTGGAGGGCAAGGTCACACAACGCCTGGGCGTACCCGGTGTGACAGCATGGCCTCAGACGGAGTGGACGAGTTTCCTTGTTATCTTCCGGGACAAGAAGAAAAACGGAGCTTTTGTCATTTTGAAGGGGAGAGGCTCGATGGTCGGATCCACATTCCGCTTCTTCGAGAAATCTATCGAGACCGTTGAGGAGTCTCAGGGTGCTTTGGAATGGGGCATCCCTCTCCTGAAAGCTGGCAATACTACGGAAACCGCGGCTCTTGCCGCTGAGCGCCTTAAGCTCCAATCTGTCCAAGACCCTTACAGCTTTGTCGAACAAGCCATTCAAGGGGCCATTAAATTTTTCCCCAGACAAGTTGGAGGAGAGGTCGAATCTGTCGGCATTTACGGCTTACACGCTTTCTGGCATGACCAGGGTGATTACTGTCCCGCCAGAGGTCTCGGG is a genomic window containing:
- the ligD gene encoding non-homologous end-joining DNA ligase, translating into MPAPTFTAPMECLAVKRLPEGPAWTYEIKLDGYRAQAIRGSSGVQLFSRNGKPLTEQAHGPCSALKLLLPTGTSVDGELCALDTAGRPSFQLMQNRKSRYSRLVFYAFDLLHLSGKSMLAKPLYERRQLLAKLFEGASGDAQLAISVQVPLQQMLDTVRAHSLEGVIAKRLNELYEPGKRSGFWMKQRMNMAQEFVVGGYTPSDNGVDALLLGFYRDDKLFFCSSVRNGFVPASRRSIFQQLRPYLTEVMPFANLPEKNPGRWGQGLTAEKMRNCVWLRPEMVAQCEFLEWTDNDHLRHASFKGLRPDKDARAITKEEAQ